From Virgibacillus natechei, the proteins below share one genomic window:
- a CDS encoding RluA family pseudouridine synthase, whose protein sequence is MSKKHKSTNKKQANSLIYTVKEETELLPFLLESMSNRSRNSVKSILTRGQVTVDDHIETKHNYSLSAGQTVTILKNKAAVKESALIGMSILHEDEDIIVINKEAGLLSIATEKEKKQTAHHQLMEYVRREDPQNRIFVVHRLDKDTSGVMMFAKSEKAKRTLQDAWKENVKERTYVALVEGEVAKEKGYVSSWIKESKTHLMYSSPTRNDGQHAITHYQVIRSNKDFSLLDVQLETGRKNQIRVHMQDLGNPVVGDKKYGSKQNIIRRLGLHAKVLAFTHPTTGELLRFEAKVPKSFLVKSK, encoded by the coding sequence AAGGAAGAAACAGAATTATTGCCTTTTTTATTGGAGTCCATGTCCAATCGTAGTAGAAATTCAGTGAAGTCCATTCTCACAAGAGGTCAGGTTACGGTTGATGATCACATTGAAACAAAACATAATTATTCACTAAGCGCCGGACAAACCGTTACTATTTTAAAAAATAAAGCAGCGGTGAAGGAAAGTGCGTTAATTGGTATGTCCATTTTACATGAGGATGAAGACATTATTGTCATTAATAAGGAAGCCGGCTTACTTTCCATTGCTACAGAAAAAGAAAAGAAGCAAACCGCACATCATCAATTAATGGAATATGTTCGGCGTGAAGATCCACAGAACCGAATTTTCGTTGTGCACCGTCTGGATAAAGATACGTCAGGTGTCATGATGTTTGCTAAAAGTGAGAAAGCGAAGCGCACCCTTCAAGATGCATGGAAAGAAAATGTAAAAGAACGGACCTATGTTGCGTTGGTGGAAGGAGAAGTAGCGAAGGAAAAAGGGTATGTTTCGTCATGGATCAAGGAGAGCAAAACCCATCTGATGTATTCGAGTCCAACTAGAAATGATGGACAGCATGCAATTACGCATTATCAAGTCATCCGTTCCAATAAAGATTTCTCCTTACTGGATGTCCAGTTAGAAACAGGTAGGAAAAATCAAATTCGTGTTCATATGCAGGATTTGGGTAATCCAGTTGTCGGTGATAAAAAGTATGGCTCCAAACAAAATATAATTAGACGTCTTGGCCTTCACGCGAAAGTATTGGCTTTTACACATCCAACTACGGGTGAATTATTGCGATTTGAAGCGAAAGTTCCGAAATCGTTTTTGGTGAAGTCTAAGTGA